One Drechmeria coniospora strain ARSEF 6962 chromosome 01, whole genome shotgun sequence genomic region harbors:
- a CDS encoding protein pbn1 has protein sequence MRERVTFVQGPGADFDPTALSIKDSGLQGPNLEASRQDRLTFELDELPQGLAGLLKGYRELHLKWTSPLNYDTVDPFSSRTSPGLHVFCTPSTRAAHDPLVQSSSPACRHTDGTQRAALLTLADARRTGLHADPQSLYFFQQLEDLSALVSDSDKHRLCPKTDSLCQKRLRALSTAATVDLSYGVASGTIKISAFWPLKERAVDVSRLSKQRTEVGIFAKDAPPNIEPHELGVSGLLAVLGEQTEPSPALFSYPSRHRRSDASFSSQFLTPAGLHPTLQLRISSNKPPVPDAECALHAYFTFPKFIFADRYQYEDKLFLASKNLTASRYASLPVDLEAPAYTTNTWGSTVLLELAPPVSDEGSAWTAEMPLHLRYLEPSASGYVPIEVPYPAVFWACDSGTDADFSTNPFDRMQLGYDELFDSQAMFWHLTPRPESGNRIMSPMAVPVLKTAGEDWVGIGTALAVGLGFAWVLWKLVGVYVAGGYRAKPATTSRDKKDK, from the exons ATGCGCGAACGAGTCACCTTTGTCCAGGGCCCTGGCGCCGACTTCGATCCCACGGCGCTGTCGATCAAGGATTCCGGCCTGCAGGGCCCCAACCTCGAGGCAAGCCGGCAGGATCGGCTGACAttcgagctggacgagctgCCCCAGGGACTCGCCGGCCTGTTGAAGGGGTACCGAGAACTGCACTTGAAATGGACGAGCCCGCTCAACTACGACACAGTGGATCCCTTCAGCTCCCGTACATCGCCAGGCCTTCATGTCTTCTgtacgccgtcgacgcgagcGGCACATGACCCGTTGGTGCAGTCCTCCTCTCCTGCTTGTCGGCATACTGACGGCACGCAGCGAGCAGCTCTGCTTACTCTTGCGGACGCTCGGCGTACTGGACTGCAC GCAGACCCACAGTCGCTCTACTTCTTCCAACAGCTTGAGGACCTTTCTGCCTTGGTCAGCGACTCTGACAAGCACAGACTGTGCCCAAAGACCGACTCTCTTTGCCAGAAACGGTTGCGGGCCTTGAGCACTGCCGCGACGGTGGATTTGTCGTACGGCGTCGCTTCTGGCACGATCAAGATTTCGGCCTTTTGGCCTCTGAAGGaacgcgccgtcgacgtgtcACGATTGTCCAAACAGAGAACCGAAGTCGGCATATTTGCCAAGGACGCACCGCCCAATATTGAACCGCACGAACTTGGAGTCTCCGGCCTCCTGGCAGTCTTGGGCGAGCAAACGGAGCCGTCTCCGGCCTTGTTTTCTTACCCATCTCGCCACAGACGAAGCGATGCCTCATTTTCATCCCAATTCTTGACGCCCGCAGGACTACATCCAACCCTGCAGCTGAGGATATCATCCAACAAGCCGCCCGTTCCAGATGCCGAATGCGCCCTCCACGCGTACTTTACCTTTCCCAAGTTCATATTTGCCGACCGGTATCAGTACGAAGACAAGTTGTTTCTAGCCTCCAAGAACCTGACGGCGTCCCGATATGCAAGCCTTCCCGTTGATCTAGAGGCGCCGGCGTACACGACAAATACGTGGGGTTCTACCGTCCTGTTGGAGCTGGCCCCTCCTGTCTCGGACGAAGGCTCGGCAtggacggccgagatgccACTCCACCTTCGATACCTCGAACCGTCCGCCAGCGGGTACGTGCCCATCGAAGTCCCCTACCCGGCCGTGTTCTGGGCCTGCGACTCCGGCACCGATGCCGACTTTTCCACCAACCCCTTTGATCGCATGCAGCTCGGATACGATGAACTGTTTGACTCGCAAGCCATGTTTTGGCACCTCACACCGCGGCCCGAAAGCGGAAACAGGATCATGAGCCCCATGGCAGTTCCTGTCCTAAAAACAGCGGGAGAGGACTGGGTCGGCATTGGaaccgccctcgccgtcggtctGGGCTTTGCCTGGGTGCTGTGGAAGCTGGTTGGCGTCTACGTGGCGGGAGGCTACAGAGCCAAGCCAGCCACAACCTCGAGGGACAAGAAGGACAAGTAG